The Tepidibacter aestuarii genome contains a region encoding:
- a CDS encoding FAD-binding oxidoreductase: MDYKQIDKYDIDFLVSICTKDRVFVGYEINEDFSHDELAGIKKYPEVLVEVLSTEEVSKIMKYAYENNIPVTPRGQGTGLVGGAVPLYGGIMINLSNMNRILELDEDNLTLDVEPGVLLMELSKYVEEHDLFYPPDPGEKSATIAGNINTNAGGMRAVKYGVTRDYVRALEVVLPSGEIINVGGKVVKNSSGYSLKDLIVGSEGTLGIVTKASLKLLPLPKKSISLLIPFPNLETAIETVPKIIKSKIIPTAIEYMVKDVILASEEFLGMKFPDNSADAYLLLTFDGNSTQEIEKAYEKVAHICLDSGAFDVLISNTQERQESIWKARGAFLEAIKASTTEMDECDVVVPRNKIAEFVKFADDLQHKCNIRIKGFGHAGDGNLHIYILKDELDDNAWKKKLDEVFKLMYSKAVELEGKVSGEHGIGYAKRHYLKSSEGELIMNLFKNIKLSFDSKNILNPGKVF; encoded by the coding sequence ATGGATTATAAACAAATAGATAAATATGATATCGACTTTTTAGTTTCAATTTGCACAAAAGATAGAGTCTTTGTTGGATATGAAATTAATGAAGATTTTAGCCATGATGAACTAGCAGGAATAAAAAAATATCCAGAAGTTTTAGTAGAAGTTTTATCAACTGAAGAAGTATCCAAAATTATGAAATACGCATACGAAAATAATATACCTGTAACTCCTAGAGGGCAAGGTACTGGTCTTGTTGGGGGGGCAGTTCCTCTATATGGAGGAATAATGATTAATCTGAGTAATATGAATAGAATATTAGAGTTAGATGAAGATAATTTAACTTTAGATGTAGAACCAGGTGTTTTATTAATGGAATTGTCAAAATATGTAGAGGAACATGATCTTTTCTATCCGCCAGATCCTGGTGAAAAAAGTGCCACTATAGCGGGAAATATAAATACAAATGCAGGTGGAATGAGAGCTGTTAAGTATGGGGTTACAAGAGATTATGTAAGAGCACTCGAAGTAGTTCTTCCAAGTGGCGAGATTATAAATGTAGGAGGTAAAGTTGTAAAAAATAGTTCTGGATATAGCTTAAAGGATTTAATAGTAGGATCAGAAGGAACATTAGGTATAGTTACTAAGGCTAGCTTAAAATTACTTCCTTTACCTAAAAAGTCTATAAGCTTACTAATACCATTTCCTAATCTAGAAACTGCTATAGAAACGGTTCCTAAGATTATTAAATCTAAGATTATACCTACTGCTATAGAGTATATGGTCAAAGATGTTATCTTAGCTTCAGAGGAATTTTTAGGGATGAAATTTCCTGATAATTCTGCAGATGCATACCTATTACTTACATTCGATGGAAATTCTACTCAGGAGATAGAAAAAGCATATGAAAAAGTTGCTCATATATGTCTAGATTCCGGAGCCTTTGATGTGCTTATATCAAATACACAAGAAAGACAAGAGTCTATATGGAAGGCTAGAGGGGCATTCTTAGAAGCTATTAAAGCATCAACTACAGAAATGGATGAGTGTGATGTTGTTGTGCCTAGAAATAAAATAGCTGAATTCGTTAAATTTGCAGATGACCTTCAACATAAGTGTAATATAAGAATAAAGGGCTTCGGACATGCCGGAGATGGAAACCTTCATATATATATACTAAAAGATGAACTTGATGATAATGCATGGAAGAAGAAACTTGATGAAGTATTTAAGCTAATGTATTCAAAGGCTGTAGAGTTAGAAGGTAAGGTATCAGGTGAACATGGAATAGGTTATGCAAAAAGACATTATCTTAAGTCATCTGAAGGCGAATTAATAATGAATCTATTTAAAAATATCAAATTATCATTTGACTCTAAAAATATATTAAATCCTGGAAAAGTTTTTTAA
- a CDS encoding FAD-binding protein — translation MAKIIINNDKIKNPEELTSLCPFNAIEYKNGKLDINAGCKMCKICVKKGPKGVFEYVENNKIKINKDEWKGIVVYVDHVDGNIHPVTLELIGKAKEMADKINHPVYCLFIGHNIGDSAKELLHYGVDKVFVYDNRELKHFRIEPYTAAFEDFISTTKPSIVLVGGTTIGRSLAPRVAARFKTGLTADCTILDVQENTDLDQIRPAFGGNIMAHIYTPNHRPQFATVRYKIFSAPEKSIYTNGEIVFCDIKEDKLNSSISVLEVRNKEQVSGIEEAEVVIVAGRAIRKLEDMDMIYKLSDILNAKVAVTRPLIESGWEDAKTQIGLSGRTVKPKLIITCGVSGAIQFVAGMNKSDCIIAINKDENAPIFNCAHYGIIGDIYEIIPRLIEKLRNDEVSLDNLVAASKG, via the coding sequence ATGGCAAAAATAATTATTAATAATGATAAGATAAAAAACCCAGAAGAATTAACATCTCTTTGTCCATTCAATGCCATAGAATACAAGAATGGTAAGCTAGACATTAATGCCGGTTGTAAAATGTGTAAGATATGTGTAAAAAAAGGTCCTAAAGGTGTTTTTGAATATGTAGAAAACAATAAAATAAAGATTAACAAAGATGAGTGGAAAGGAATTGTAGTATATGTAGATCATGTTGATGGAAATATTCATCCAGTTACATTAGAGCTTATAGGAAAAGCTAAGGAAATGGCTGATAAAATAAACCATCCTGTATACTGCTTGTTTATAGGTCACAATATAGGCGATAGTGCGAAAGAACTTTTACATTATGGAGTAGATAAAGTCTTTGTATATGATAACAGAGAGCTTAAACATTTCAGAATAGAACCATATACTGCCGCTTTTGAAGATTTTATAAGTACAACAAAACCTAGTATAGTCTTAGTAGGAGGAACTACAATAGGAAGATCTTTAGCCCCTAGAGTAGCAGCTAGATTCAAAACAGGATTAACAGCAGACTGTACAATACTAGATGTTCAGGAAAATACAGATTTAGATCAAATAAGACCAGCTTTTGGTGGAAATATAATGGCTCATATATACACTCCTAATCATAGACCACAATTTGCAACTGTTAGATATAAGATATTCTCTGCTCCTGAGAAAAGTATTTATACAAATGGAGAAATCGTTTTTTGTGATATAAAAGAAGATAAATTAAATTCTTCTATATCTGTTTTAGAAGTAAGGAACAAAGAACAAGTATCTGGAATTGAAGAAGCTGAGGTTGTTATTGTAGCAGGAAGAGCAATACGTAAATTAGAAGATATGGATATGATTTATAAATTATCAGATATACTAAATGCTAAAGTAGCTGTTACACGTCCTTTAATCGAATCTGGATGGGAGGATGCAAAAACACAAATAGGACTAAGTGGAAGAACTGTAAAACCTAAATTAATTATAACATGTGGAGTATCTGGAGCTATTCAATTTGTAGCCGGTATGAATAAATCTGACTGTATAATAGCAATAAATAAAGACGAAAATGCACCTATATTCAATTGTGCACACTATGGCATAATTGGAGATATTTACGAAATTATTCCTAGATTAATAGAAAAGTTAAGAAACGATGAAGTATCATTAGATAATTTAGTTGCGGCTAGTAAAGGTTAG
- a CDS encoding electron transfer flavoprotein subunit beta/FixA family protein produces the protein MNIFVCIKQVPGTTEVQVDEKTGVLKRDGIDSKMNPYDLYAIETAMNIKEEKGGKITAISMGPPQAADVIKEAFMMGVDEGVLLTDRKFAGADVLATAYTIAQGVKKLGNPDLIICGKMTTDGDTAQVGPEMAEFLNIPHIANVLKIVKLKENSLIVEMDMPNTVEVVEVSYPCLITVEKDIFQPRLPSFKLKLSSKDREIPFFSLDAFDDKDENNYGLNGSPTQVKRIFPPESNVDHEIWKEESFEIVDKLFNKLKELKFV, from the coding sequence ATGAATATATTTGTATGTATTAAGCAAGTACCAGGTACTACAGAAGTACAAGTAGATGAAAAAACAGGTGTGCTAAAAAGAGATGGTATAGACTCTAAAATGAACCCATATGATTTATACGCAATAGAAACAGCTATGAACATCAAAGAAGAAAAAGGAGGAAAAATAACCGCAATAAGTATGGGTCCACCTCAAGCAGCAGATGTAATAAAGGAAGCATTTATGATGGGAGTTGATGAAGGTGTCCTTTTAACAGATAGAAAATTTGCAGGGGCTGATGTTTTGGCTACAGCTTATACTATAGCTCAAGGAGTAAAAAAATTAGGAAATCCAGATCTTATAATCTGCGGAAAAATGACAACAGATGGAGATACTGCACAAGTAGGTCCTGAGATGGCTGAATTTTTAAATATTCCTCACATTGCAAATGTTTTAAAAATTGTAAAACTAAAGGAAAATTCATTAATTGTTGAGATGGATATGCCAAATACTGTAGAGGTTGTTGAAGTAAGTTATCCTTGTCTGATAACTGTTGAAAAAGATATTTTTCAACCTAGATTGCCTTCATTTAAATTAAAATTATCTAGCAAAGATCGAGAAATACCGTTTTTTAGTTTAGATGCTTTTGACGATAAAGATGAAAACAATTATGGTCTAAACGGTTCTCCTACACAAGTAAAAAGAATATTCCCACCTGAATCAAATGTTGATCATGAAATTTGGAAAGAAGAAAGTTTTGAAATTGTAGATAAATTATTTAATAAATTAAAAGAATTAAAATTCGTATAG
- the larA gene encoding nickel-dependent lactate racemase, which produces MASIKMPYSKSSIDANIPDKNLIKILESKVHNYRPELSQLEIVHKALDNPIESKSLEELVKGKNNMVIITSDHTRPVPSKITMPIILDRIRNIAPDIDIKILIATGYHRPTTKEEMINKFGEEIVKNETIINHMSKNKEDLVKVGILPSGGELWLNKIAMEAELLIAEGFIEPHFFAGFSGGRKSILPGIAGAETILANHCSEFISNKNARTGILKCNPIHTDMLYAAKVSNLEFILNVVIDKDKKIINAFSGDSEFAHAKGCDFVKDLSKVDNVKADIVVTSNGGYPLDQNIYQSVKGMTSAEACCNEDAIIIMVCACNDGHGGQSFYDQMANASTPKEVLDKVLKIPRNKTIPDQWEFQILARILDKYKVIMVTDMCDPQMIKDMHMDHAYTFEEALIKAFELKGKGSKVVVIPDGVSVVVK; this is translated from the coding sequence ATGGCTTCAATAAAAATGCCTTACTCTAAAAGTTCTATAGATGCAAATATCCCAGATAAAAATTTAATCAAAATATTAGAATCTAAAGTACATAATTATAGACCGGAATTGTCTCAATTAGAAATAGTACATAAGGCACTAGACAATCCAATAGAGTCTAAATCATTAGAAGAATTAGTAAAGGGAAAAAATAACATGGTAATAATTACAAGTGACCATACAAGACCTGTTCCTAGCAAAATTACAATGCCAATCATTTTAGATAGAATAAGAAATATAGCTCCTGATATAGATATTAAAATATTAATAGCTACTGGATATCATAGACCTACAACAAAAGAAGAAATGATAAATAAATTTGGAGAAGAAATAGTAAAAAACGAAACAATAATCAACCATATGTCAAAAAATAAAGAAGACTTAGTTAAAGTAGGTATACTTCCTTCAGGAGGAGAATTATGGCTTAATAAAATAGCCATGGAAGCTGAACTTTTAATAGCAGAAGGTTTTATAGAACCACATTTTTTCGCTGGATTTTCAGGTGGAAGAAAAAGTATACTTCCAGGAATTGCTGGAGCAGAGACTATATTAGCTAATCATTGCTCTGAATTTATATCAAACAAAAATGCTAGAACTGGCATTTTAAAATGTAATCCAATTCATACTGATATGCTATATGCTGCTAAGGTTTCAAATCTAGAATTCATATTGAATGTTGTGATAGATAAAGATAAAAAAATAATAAATGCATTTAGTGGAGATAGCGAATTTGCTCATGCTAAAGGCTGCGATTTTGTCAAAGATCTTTCTAAGGTTGATAATGTGAAAGCTGATATAGTAGTAACTTCAAATGGAGGATATCCACTAGATCAAAATATATATCAGTCTGTAAAGGGAATGACATCTGCAGAGGCTTGTTGTAATGAAGATGCTATTATAATTATGGTTTGTGCTTGTAATGATGGCCATGGAGGTCAATCCTTTTACGATCAAATGGCAAATGCATCTACACCTAAAGAGGTATTAGATAAGGTATTAAAAATTCCTAGAAATAAAACCATACCAGATCAGTGGGAGTTTCAAATTCTAGCAAGAATTTTAGATAAGTATAAGGTTATAATGGTAACTGATATGTGCGATCCTCAAATGATTAAAGATATGCATATGGATCATGCATATACTTTCGAAGAAGCTTTAATAAAAGCATTTGAGCTGAAAGGAAAAGGTTCTAAAGTTGTTGTCATTCCGGATGGAGTTTCTGTTGTAGTAAAATAA
- a CDS encoding L-lactate permease: MNIYLLFLIALVPVAWLMISLGVLKIPAHKACPLGLLVTIFLSILVWNMDFGSAILVSIEGVVLGLWPIMIVIIAAIFTYNLALYTKSMDIMKLMLSSISRDKRIQVLILAWGFGGFLEAVAGYGTAVAIPASILISLGFDPIFAAVICLIANTVPTAFGAVGIPVSTLANVTGLDVNLLSYYVGLQLTIFIIIIPIVLVVITTKSIKGLKGVFGISLASGISFAIPQLLCAKYLGAELPALLGSICSLGMIILWAKVFLKKEDDFESEYSVGETGSSITVNRITIKEGILAWIPYILVFTFIIFTSPLFPNINEYLSHFKTSIVIYEGKTVFKWISTPGTLIILAGFIGGLIQGAKIKEIIKVFLSTLKQLYKSTITVVSIVALAKVMGYSGMITSLAIVLVKTTGKFFPLISPIIGALGTFITGSDTSSNVLFGALQNEVAKSIDVNAYWLTAANTSGATAGKMISPQSIAIATSATGMIGSEGKIFNKTLKFCAAYVVILGILVYIVSLFI; this comes from the coding sequence TTGAATATTTATCTATTATTTTTAATTGCTTTAGTTCCAGTAGCATGGTTAATGATCTCTTTAGGAGTTTTAAAAATCCCAGCCCATAAAGCATGTCCTTTAGGTCTTTTAGTAACAATATTTCTATCGATTTTAGTATGGAATATGGATTTTGGATCAGCTATCTTAGTATCAATAGAAGGAGTAGTATTAGGGCTATGGCCTATAATGATTGTAATAATAGCAGCAATATTCACTTATAATTTAGCACTTTATACCAAAAGCATGGATATCATGAAATTAATGCTTTCTAGTATATCTAGAGATAAAAGAATTCAAGTTCTTATACTTGCATGGGGCTTTGGGGGATTTTTAGAAGCTGTTGCAGGATATGGTACTGCTGTAGCTATTCCAGCAAGCATATTAATTTCTTTAGGATTTGATCCTATATTTGCAGCAGTAATATGCCTAATTGCAAATACTGTTCCTACAGCTTTCGGAGCAGTCGGTATTCCTGTTTCTACTTTAGCTAATGTAACAGGACTTGATGTTAACTTACTAAGTTACTATGTAGGCCTGCAGCTAACTATTTTTATTATAATTATTCCAATAGTTCTAGTTGTAATAACAACTAAAAGTATAAAAGGTTTAAAAGGTGTATTTGGAATTTCTTTAGCATCTGGTATTAGTTTTGCAATTCCTCAACTATTATGTGCAAAATATTTAGGAGCAGAACTTCCAGCGCTATTAGGTAGTATTTGTTCTTTAGGAATGATTATTCTTTGGGCAAAGGTTTTCTTGAAAAAAGAAGATGATTTTGAAAGTGAATACAGTGTAGGTGAAACTGGATCAAGTATTACTGTAAATAGAATCACAATTAAGGAAGGTATTTTAGCTTGGATTCCGTATATACTCGTGTTTACATTTATTATTTTCACAAGCCCTCTATTCCCAAATATTAATGAATATTTAAGTCATTTCAAAACTAGTATAGTTATCTATGAAGGTAAAACTGTGTTTAAATGGATTTCTACTCCAGGAACTTTAATTATATTAGCTGGGTTTATAGGAGGATTAATTCAAGGAGCTAAAATTAAAGAAATAATTAAAGTTTTTTTATCTACATTAAAGCAACTTTATAAATCAACGATTACAGTCGTATCTATAGTTGCTTTAGCAAAAGTTATGGGGTATAGCGGTATGATTACATCATTAGCTATAGTATTGGTTAAAACTACGGGTAAATTTTTCCCTTTAATATCTCCTATAATAGGAGCTTTAGGAACATTTATAACAGGAAGTGACACTTCTTCTAATGTATTATTTGGAGCACTTCAAAATGAAGTAGCTAAATCAATAGATGTAAACGCTTATTGGCTTACAGCTGCAAATACGTCAGGCGCTACGGCAGGAAAAATGATATCACCTCAAAGTATTGCTATAGCAACTTCTGCTACAGGAATGATAGGAAGTGAGGGGAAAATATTTAATAAAACATTAAAATTTTGTGCTGCTTACGTAGTTATTTTAGGAATATTAGTTTATATTGTAAGTTTATTTATATAA
- a CDS encoding FadR/GntR family transcriptional regulator, which translates to MFTPVKSTKVYEHVINQIQEMVMNDTLKKGDKLPPERDLAELLGVSRTSIREALRALQVMGLIESKQGEGNFIRSNFDDTLFQPLSVIFKLQESKPEEILELRKMLEIETVALAAHKITNQEIEELRIIMNQLKECENEDTKVKLDKEFHYKIADISKNSLIVNILSVISSLMDFFIKDARKIILSNNENKQILIKHHEDIYNALSKKNATEASICMAKHMEFIYKSCIN; encoded by the coding sequence TTGTTTACCCCAGTTAAAAGTACAAAAGTTTATGAACATGTTATAAATCAAATTCAAGAAATGGTTATGAATGATACCCTAAAAAAGGGGGACAAGCTTCCTCCTGAAAGAGATTTAGCTGAACTTTTAGGTGTAAGTAGAACCTCTATAAGAGAAGCATTGAGAGCACTACAAGTAATGGGTCTTATAGAAAGCAAACAAGGAGAAGGAAATTTTATAAGATCTAATTTTGATGATACATTATTTCAACCTTTGTCTGTTATATTTAAACTTCAAGAAAGTAAACCTGAAGAGATATTAGAACTAAGAAAAATGCTTGAAATAGAAACTGTAGCTCTTGCAGCACATAAAATAACAAATCAAGAAATTGAAGAACTTAGGATTATTATGAATCAGTTAAAAGAATGTGAAAATGAAGATACAAAAGTAAAACTTGATAAGGAATTTCATTATAAAATAGCTGATATATCTAAAAACTCTTTAATTGTAAATATATTAAGCGTTATTTCTAGTTTAATGGACTTTTTTATTAAGGATGCTAGAAAAATTATACTTTCAAATAATGAGAATAAACAGATACTTATAAAGCATCATGAAGATATATACAATGCATTATCTAAAAAAAATGCTACAGAAGCTTCTATATGTATGGCAAAACATATGGAATTTATATATAAAAGTTGCATTAATTAA
- the truA gene encoding tRNA pseudouridine(38-40) synthase TruA, whose amino-acid sequence MRNIKITIKYDGSKYKGWQRLKTTDSTIQAKIEAVVSKMLDEKIEIIGSGRTDAGVHAIAQIANFKTNSQMNISKMHEYLYNYLPQDIVISNIEEVDVRFHSRYNAVSKTYLYKVDNNKIHDPFLRKYTTHIPDKLNIDNMKRACKHLIGEHDFSSFKSSKSKKKSSIRTINYIDIEIENGFIDIKINGNGFLHNMVRIIVGTLIDIGHGQINPDYIKDILESKDRSLAGSTAYSQGLYLYKVNYKEVM is encoded by the coding sequence ATGCGAAATATAAAAATTACAATTAAATATGATGGAAGCAAGTACAAAGGATGGCAAAGGTTAAAAACTACAGATTCAACTATACAAGCTAAGATTGAAGCTGTAGTTTCTAAAATGCTAGATGAGAAAATAGAAATAATAGGTTCTGGAAGAACAGATGCTGGAGTTCATGCAATTGCTCAAATAGCGAATTTTAAAACTAATTCACAAATGAATATTTCTAAAATGCATGAATATTTATATAATTACTTACCTCAGGATATAGTTATTAGCAACATAGAAGAAGTAGATGTTAGATTTCATTCAAGATATAATGCTGTATCAAAAACTTATTTATATAAAGTAGACAACAATAAAATACATGATCCTTTCTTAAGAAAATATACAACTCATATCCCAGATAAACTTAATATTGATAATATGAAAAGAGCTTGTAAGCACCTTATAGGGGAACATGATTTCTCTAGCTTTAAATCTTCTAAATCTAAAAAGAAATCTAGTATTAGAACTATAAATTATATAGATATAGAGATAGAAAATGGTTTTATTGATATTAAAATAAACGGAAATGGATTTTTACATAATATGGTTAGAATTATAGTTGGCACCTTAATAGATATAGGGCATGGACAGATAAATCCTGATTATATAAAAGATATACTAGAAAGTAAAGACAGGTCATTAGCAGGATCTACTGCATACTCTCAAGGCTTATATCTATATAAAGTAAATTATAAAGAGGTGATGTAG
- a CDS encoding MBL fold metallo-hydrolase — translation MILKRFVVGKISTNAYIIHDKHTLDAAVIDPGDNSKILIDYINRNNLKLNHIILTHHHYDHIGAVKDLKKQYNSDVLIHKKDLKGLKNPSINLSKKANTKQISIDADKILSNGSVINIGNIPLEVIHTPGHTKGGISLKAEHQNTIFTGDTLFNDGIGRLDLPGGSEEDMINTIKNIVSKWDDSIIIYPGHGNWDTMKNIRARNEEYKYIINLC, via the coding sequence ATGATATTAAAAAGATTTGTTGTAGGCAAAATAAGTACTAATGCATATATAATTCACGATAAGCACACTCTTGATGCTGCCGTTATAGACCCTGGTGATAATTCTAAAATATTAATAGATTATATAAATAGAAATAATTTAAAGTTAAATCATATAATACTTACTCATCACCACTATGACCATATAGGAGCTGTAAAAGACTTAAAAAAACAATATAATAGCGATGTATTAATTCATAAAAAAGACTTAAAAGGTCTTAAAAATCCAAGTATAAACTTATCTAAAAAAGCTAATACAAAGCAAATATCAATTGATGCAGATAAAATTCTTTCAAATGGCTCAGTTATAAATATAGGAAATATACCTTTAGAAGTAATCCATACTCCAGGACATACAAAAGGAGGAATTTCTCTAAAAGCGGAACATCAAAATACAATATTTACAGGAGATACTTTATTTAATGATGGGATAGGTAGATTAGATTTACCAGGAGGTAGTGAAGAAGATATGATAAATACTATCAAAAATATAGTTTCAAAATGGGATGATAGTATTATTATATACCCTGGCCATGGCAATTGGGATACAATGAAAAATATACGAGCTAGAAATGAAGAATATAAGTATATAATTAACTTATGTTAA
- a CDS encoding DUF3793 family protein, whose amino-acid sequence MNNNLNNCFCRNDNTDSFTKWLLQLLGPVIFGVKPAEIISFPYSDKQNLYRLTEIKHILHKNSKISYKEFSYCNKCTKILFYNSAELNNTLSEYRNLKFLKSIGYPNNYDFDIYLDFIIEKMKTGNIPDEIGIFLGYPLKDVLGFIGHPSLKLTKINGWRVYGDSRISDIKYMQFINAKNKMKELLNYHNVNNVLKAI is encoded by the coding sequence ATGAATAATAACTTGAATAATTGTTTTTGCAGAAATGATAATACAGATTCTTTTACAAAATGGTTACTACAATTGTTAGGACCTGTAATATTTGGAGTGAAACCTGCTGAAATAATAAGTTTTCCTTACTCTGACAAACAAAATTTATATAGATTAACAGAAATTAAACATATTTTACATAAAAACAGTAAGATATCCTACAAAGAATTTAGTTACTGTAATAAATGTACTAAAATATTATTTTATAATTCAGCGGAGTTAAACAATACATTATCAGAATATAGAAATTTAAAATTTTTAAAATCAATAGGATATCCTAATAATTACGATTTCGATATATATCTTGATTTTATAATAGAAAAAATGAAAACTGGAAATATTCCAGACGAAATAGGTATATTTCTAGGATATCCATTAAAAGATGTATTGGGATTCATTGGTCACCCTTCATTAAAACTTACAAAAATAAATGGATGGAGAGTGTATGGTGATTCTAGAATATCTGACATTAAATATATGCAGTTTATAAACGCAAAAAATAAAATGAAAGAATTATTGAATTACCACAATGTTAATAATGTTTTAAAAGCAATATAA
- a CDS encoding spore germination protein — translation MKVSSSLNDNIKTLKKTLPIDKSFDIVNREWTIGNTKANFVFIDGFTKDQIMLFIMTKLQSIKNIDHIDIDVIKTLLKNDIPYIEVSTFSDFEDMKPAVLSGNTALFVDGQSEGILLDVREYPVRGPQEPDLEKVTRGSRDGLVETIIFNTALIRRRLRDPDLIFELTTIGSQSKTDVAISYIDSAINHDFLEQLKKQLDKIKTNSLIMGEKTLEELLIKKKWFNPLPQVRFTERPDVVAAHLLEGHIAIIVDNSPSVMLLPVTIFHFTQHAEDYYQNPMVGTYLRWVRFISMISSMIITPLWLFLVYNPELLPDALKFIGPSKVGHIPLFIQFILLEIGLDTLRLASIHTPNSLSTSLGIIGGLILSEFAVKVGWFTPESILYMAIAAIGTFATPSIEFAMAIRIFRLFILIMTGVFRNVGFFISLIIVCTIICTTKGFANQSYLWPLIPFNKDALLNILFRKPIVEIKSSKKD, via the coding sequence ATGAAAGTATCTTCTAGTTTAAATGATAATATTAAAACATTAAAAAAAACTCTTCCTATAGATAAAAGTTTTGATATAGTTAACAGAGAATGGACAATAGGAAATACAAAGGCTAATTTTGTATTTATAGATGGATTTACTAAAGATCAAATAATGCTATTTATTATGACTAAGCTTCAATCTATAAAAAATATAGATCACATTGATATAGATGTGATAAAAACTCTTTTAAAAAATGATATTCCTTATATAGAAGTTTCTACTTTTTCTGATTTTGAGGATATGAAACCAGCAGTACTTTCAGGAAATACAGCTTTATTTGTAGATGGACAATCAGAAGGTATACTTTTAGATGTAAGAGAATACCCTGTAAGAGGACCCCAAGAGCCTGATTTAGAAAAGGTCACAAGAGGTTCTAGAGATGGATTAGTTGAAACTATAATCTTTAACACAGCTTTAATTAGAAGAAGACTCAGAGACCCAGATTTAATATTCGAACTTACAACTATAGGTTCTCAATCTAAGACTGATGTTGCTATATCTTATATAGACAGTGCTATTAACCACGATTTTTTAGAACAATTAAAAAAGCAATTAGATAAAATTAAAACTAATTCTTTAATTATGGGAGAAAAAACCCTTGAGGAGTTACTTATTAAGAAAAAATGGTTTAACCCACTACCTCAGGTGCGCTTTACGGAAAGACCAGACGTTGTTGCTGCTCATTTATTAGAAGGGCACATAGCTATAATAGTAGACAATTCTCCTAGTGTTATGTTGCTTCCTGTAACAATTTTTCATTTTACTCAACATGCCGAAGACTATTATCAAAATCCAATGGTAGGTACTTATTTAAGGTGGGTTAGATTTATATCTATGATTTCTTCTATGATAATAACTCCATTATGGCTATTTTTAGTGTATAATCCAGAATTATTACCAGACGCATTAAAATTTATAGGTCCATCTAAAGTTGGTCATATTCCTTTATTTATACAGTTTATTTTATTGGAAATAGGGCTCGATACGCTAAGGCTTGCATCTATACATACGCCTAATTCCTTATCTACATCATTGGGAATTATAGGAGGATTAATTCTGAGTGAATTTGCAGTAAAGGTTGGTTGGTTTACTCCAGAGAGCATACTTTATATGGCTATTGCTGCTATTGGAACATTTGCTACACCTAGTATAGAATTTGCTATGGCAATACGAATATTTAGATTGTTTATACTAATCATGACTGGCGTATTTAGAAACGTAGGATTTTTCATATCTTTGATTATAGTATGTACTATAATTTGTACAACTAAGGGTTTTGCAAATCAATCATATTTATGGCCTTTAATTCCATTTAATAAAGATGCTCTTTTAAATATATTATTTAGAAAACCTATAGTAGAAATAAAAAGCAGTAAAAAAGATTAA